One segment of Sander vitreus isolate 19-12246 chromosome 20, sanVit1, whole genome shotgun sequence DNA contains the following:
- the srrm1 gene encoding serine/arginine repetitive matrix protein 1 isoform X1: MDAGFFRGTSAEQDNRFSNKQKKLLKQLKFAECLDKKVDMTKVNLEVIKPWITQRVTEILGFEDDVVIEFIFNQLEEKHPDSKMMQINLTGFLNGKNAREFMRDLWPLLLSAQENIAGIPSAFLEQKKEEIKQRQIEQEKLASLKKVDDDKKEKDIRERAQSKSPRRRKTRSPSPRRRSPVKRERKRSASRSPRRKPSPVESSSPPPPLMQLPTKPLEQLVEPDTLEGVLPEPVIQETPSICDTIVEVVKPDSVTEVKESSPEKTNKKEERPRSREREKDSRRERPHHRSRSHSRTRRRRSRSRSYSPRRRPSPRRRMSPRRRSPPRRGPTSSRQRHRRSPVRRRRSRSASSSGSSSSNSRSPKKAMKRISNTPPRKPVHHPDNPISPAGKDRRSPSPRARRGRGSASPPRSFGLKRKPGGRGDSPSDNAKPRPSEGSESDEDKNEKEATADSVQQRRQYRRQNRQSSSDTGSSSSEDEGHKRPATGPGARNGEVRRRRSRTPSPRRRHRDTSPRKRRSPSPGRRRHTPSPPRRRRSPSPPRRRSPSPPPRRRSPSPRRYSPPIQRRYSPSPLPPQKRKISSSPTKRSSPGAKRRPSRSPKRRSSPALRRRTPPSSSPPRHRRSPMLPSVRPGRDTRSPVAAASRLSPSPANRSRAVRGSASPQGRFETSNTSPSNQRRQQSPSHSGKPIRRVSRTPEPRNNQRQSPSPKPMRRASSRSVSPQPVAQKRPVPASASPSPSRSASGSLPPAKKASSGSGSQSPSKNSDVEGSGKKKKKKKEKKHKKEKKHKKHKKHKKAKSGGTVTGDGQENQCVEEDGESRKESDSEVEDSLDDLEKHLREKALRSMRKAQLSPSQMS, encoded by the exons ATGGACGCGGGATTCTTCCGC GGCACAAGTGCGGAGCAAGACAACCGTTTCAGCAACAAGCAGAAGAAACTGCTGAAGCAGCTGAAGTTTGCAGAATGTCTGGACAAGAAG GTGGACATGACCAAAGTGAACCTGGAAGTCATCAAACCTTGGATTACTCAGCGAGTGACAGAGATTCTGGGGTTCGAGGATGATGTCGTCATAGAGTTCATATTTAACCAGCTCGAGGAGAAG caccCAGATAGCAAGATGATGCAGATCAACCTGACGGGCTTCTTGAATGGGAAGAATGCCCGGGAGTTCATGAGGGACTTGTGGCCCCTGCTGCTGAGTGCCCAGGAGAACATTGCTGGCATCCCCTCTGCTTTTCTTGAACAGAAGAAAGAGGAAATTAAACAGAGACAG ATTGAACAGGAGAAGCTAGCTTCCCTGAAGAAGGTCGATGATGATAAGAAGGAAAAGGACATCAGAGAGAGGGCTCAGTCAAAAAGCCCAAGGAG ACGGAAGACACGGTCACCATCACCACGGCGAAGGTCGCCAGTGAAGAGGGAACGGAAACGTAGTGCCTCGCGCTCCCCAAGGCGCAAACCCAGTCCAGTTGAGAGCAGTTCACCCCCTCCACCCCTGATGCAGCTGCCCACGAAACCTTTGGAGCAGCTTGTGGAGCCAGATACATTGGAAGGAGTTCTGCCAGAACCAGTCATCCAAGAAACTCCATCCATCTG TGACACAATTGTGGAGGTGGTGAAACCAGACTCTGTGACTGAAGTCAAAGAATCTTCGCCAGAGAAGACTAATAAGAAAGAGGAAAGGCCCAGGTCCCGGGAAAGGGAGAAGGACAGCAGGAGGGAAAGACCTCACCATCGTTCTCGTTCTCATTCCCGCACTCGCAGGCGACGCTCCCGTTCTAG ATCTTACTCCCCTCGTAGAAGACCGAGTCCCAGGAGGAGGATGTCTCCTCGTCGAAGGAGCCCCCCCAGACGTGGTCCTACCAGCtccagacagagacacagacgctCCCCCGTCCGCAG GAGGCGCTCTCGCTCCGCTTCGTCCTCTGGCAGCAGCTCTTCCAACTCTCGCTCACCTAAAAAAGCAATGAAAAGAATATCTAACACACCGCCCCGGAAACCGGTCCATCATCCTGACAACCCCATTAGCCCTGCAGGGAAGGACAGACGATCACCATCTCCACGGGCCAGAAGGGGCAGAGGCTCTGCATCGCCACCCAGATCATTTG GTTTGAAGCGAAAACCAGGAGGAAGGGGTGATTCTCCATCTGATAATGCCAAGCCCAGACCTTCTGAAGGGTCTGAGTCAG ACGAGGATAAAAATGAGAAAGAGGCAACAGCAGATTCGGTGCAGCAGCGACGTCAGTATCGCAGGCAGAATCGACAGTCGTCTTCAG ATACAGGGTCTTCCTCCTCCGAAGACGAGGGGCACAAGAGGCCAGCTACAGGGCCAGGTGCCAGAAATGGGGAAGTCAGGAGGAGGCGCAGCCGCACACCCTCCCCTCGGAGGCGACACAGGGATACCTCTCCAAG GAAAAGACGTTCTCCTTCTCCTGGACGCAGACGTCACACCCCGTCTCCCCCACGACGTCGCagatctccctctcctcctcgaCGAAG GTCTCCTTCCCCACCTCCCCGTCGTCGTTCTCCATCCCCAAGACGATATTCACCCCCTATCCAACGACGCTACAGCCCCTCACCTTTGCCTCCACAGAAGAGGAAGATATCTAGCTCTCCCACAAAACGCTCTTCTCCAGGGGCCAAGCGACGCCCGTCCAGGTCCCCCAAGCGCAGAAGTTCTCCTGCTCTAAGGAGACGCACTCCTCCATCCTCATCTCCACCCAGACACAGGAGGAGCCCCATGTTGCCTTCTGTCAGGCCAGGCAGGGATACGCGATCCCCTGTTGCAGCAGCCAGCCGCCTCTCCCCGTCCCCTGCAAACCGCAGTCGCGCTGTAAGGGGTTCTGCCAGTCCTCAGGGACGCTTTGAAACCTCCAATACATCTCCATCTAACCAGAGGAGACAGCAGTCCCCTTCACACAGTGGCAAACCCATCCGCAGAGTGTCCCGCACCCCAGAGCCACGCAACAACCAGAG ACAATCTCCAAGTCCCAAGCCTATGAGGAGAGCATCCTCCAGATCTGTTTCCCCTCAACCTGTAGCTCAGAAACGTCCAGTCCCTGCATCTGCCTCCCCCTCGCCGTCTCGCTCAGCCAGTGGGTCTCTGCCACCAGCAAAAAAAGCCAGCAGTGGTTCTGGCAGTCAGTCCCCAAGCAAG AATTCCGATGTTGAGGGCAgtgggaagaaaaagaaaaagaagaaggaaaagaaacacaagaaagagaagaagcacAAGAAGCACAAGAAACATAAGAAGGCGAAGAGTGGCGGCACTGTGACTGGAGATGGACAAGAAAACCAGTGtgtggaggaggatggagagtcTAGAAAG GAATCAGACAGTGAAGTAGAGGACAGCTTGGATGACCTGGAGAAGCACCTAAGAGAAAAGGCCCTGCGCTCCATGAGGAAGGCCCAGTTGTCTCCATCACAGATGTCCTGA
- the srrm1 gene encoding serine/arginine repetitive matrix protein 1 isoform X3: MMQINLTGFLNGKNAREFMRDLWPLLLSAQENIAGIPSAFLEQKKEEIKQRQIEQEKLASLKKVDDDKKEKDIRERAQSKSPRRRKTRSPSPRRRSPVKRERKRSASRSPRRKPSPVESSSPPPPLMQLPTKPLEQLVEPDTLEGVLPEPVIQETPSICDTIVEVVKPDSVTEVKESSPEKTNKKEERPRSREREKDSRRERPHHRSRSHSRTRRRRSRSRSYSPRRRPSPRRRMSPRRRSPPRRGPTSSRQRHRRSPVRRRRSRSASSSGSSSSNSRSPKKAMKRISNTPPRKPVHHPDNPISPAGKDRRSPSPRARRGRGSASPPRSFGLKRKPGGRGDSPSDNAKPRPSEGSESDEDKNEKEATADSVQQRRQYRRQNRQSSSDTGSSSSEDEGHKRPATGPGARNGEVRRRRSRTPSPRRRHRDTSPRKRRSPSPGRRRHTPSPPRRRRSPSPPRRRSPSPPPRRRSPSPRRYSPPIQRRYSPSPLPPQKRKISSSPTKRSSPGAKRRPSRSPKRRSSPALRRRTPPSSSPPRHRRSPMLPSVRPGRDTRSPVAAASRLSPSPANRSRAVRGSASPQGRFETSNTSPSNQRRQQSPSHSGKPIRRVSRTPEPRNNQRQSPSPKPMRRASSRSVSPQPVAQKRPVPASASPSPSRSASGSLPPAKKASSGSGSQSPSKNSDVEGSGKKKKKKKEKKHKKEKKHKKHKKHKKAKSGGTVTGDGQENQCVEEDGESRKESDSEVEDSLDDLEKHLREKALRSMRKAQLSPSQMS; this comes from the exons ATGATGCAGATCAACCTGACGGGCTTCTTGAATGGGAAGAATGCCCGGGAGTTCATGAGGGACTTGTGGCCCCTGCTGCTGAGTGCCCAGGAGAACATTGCTGGCATCCCCTCTGCTTTTCTTGAACAGAAGAAAGAGGAAATTAAACAGAGACAG ATTGAACAGGAGAAGCTAGCTTCCCTGAAGAAGGTCGATGATGATAAGAAGGAAAAGGACATCAGAGAGAGGGCTCAGTCAAAAAGCCCAAGGAG ACGGAAGACACGGTCACCATCACCACGGCGAAGGTCGCCAGTGAAGAGGGAACGGAAACGTAGTGCCTCGCGCTCCCCAAGGCGCAAACCCAGTCCAGTTGAGAGCAGTTCACCCCCTCCACCCCTGATGCAGCTGCCCACGAAACCTTTGGAGCAGCTTGTGGAGCCAGATACATTGGAAGGAGTTCTGCCAGAACCAGTCATCCAAGAAACTCCATCCATCTG TGACACAATTGTGGAGGTGGTGAAACCAGACTCTGTGACTGAAGTCAAAGAATCTTCGCCAGAGAAGACTAATAAGAAAGAGGAAAGGCCCAGGTCCCGGGAAAGGGAGAAGGACAGCAGGAGGGAAAGACCTCACCATCGTTCTCGTTCTCATTCCCGCACTCGCAGGCGACGCTCCCGTTCTAG ATCTTACTCCCCTCGTAGAAGACCGAGTCCCAGGAGGAGGATGTCTCCTCGTCGAAGGAGCCCCCCCAGACGTGGTCCTACCAGCtccagacagagacacagacgctCCCCCGTCCGCAG GAGGCGCTCTCGCTCCGCTTCGTCCTCTGGCAGCAGCTCTTCCAACTCTCGCTCACCTAAAAAAGCAATGAAAAGAATATCTAACACACCGCCCCGGAAACCGGTCCATCATCCTGACAACCCCATTAGCCCTGCAGGGAAGGACAGACGATCACCATCTCCACGGGCCAGAAGGGGCAGAGGCTCTGCATCGCCACCCAGATCATTTG GTTTGAAGCGAAAACCAGGAGGAAGGGGTGATTCTCCATCTGATAATGCCAAGCCCAGACCTTCTGAAGGGTCTGAGTCAG ACGAGGATAAAAATGAGAAAGAGGCAACAGCAGATTCGGTGCAGCAGCGACGTCAGTATCGCAGGCAGAATCGACAGTCGTCTTCAG ATACAGGGTCTTCCTCCTCCGAAGACGAGGGGCACAAGAGGCCAGCTACAGGGCCAGGTGCCAGAAATGGGGAAGTCAGGAGGAGGCGCAGCCGCACACCCTCCCCTCGGAGGCGACACAGGGATACCTCTCCAAG GAAAAGACGTTCTCCTTCTCCTGGACGCAGACGTCACACCCCGTCTCCCCCACGACGTCGCagatctccctctcctcctcgaCGAAG GTCTCCTTCCCCACCTCCCCGTCGTCGTTCTCCATCCCCAAGACGATATTCACCCCCTATCCAACGACGCTACAGCCCCTCACCTTTGCCTCCACAGAAGAGGAAGATATCTAGCTCTCCCACAAAACGCTCTTCTCCAGGGGCCAAGCGACGCCCGTCCAGGTCCCCCAAGCGCAGAAGTTCTCCTGCTCTAAGGAGACGCACTCCTCCATCCTCATCTCCACCCAGACACAGGAGGAGCCCCATGTTGCCTTCTGTCAGGCCAGGCAGGGATACGCGATCCCCTGTTGCAGCAGCCAGCCGCCTCTCCCCGTCCCCTGCAAACCGCAGTCGCGCTGTAAGGGGTTCTGCCAGTCCTCAGGGACGCTTTGAAACCTCCAATACATCTCCATCTAACCAGAGGAGACAGCAGTCCCCTTCACACAGTGGCAAACCCATCCGCAGAGTGTCCCGCACCCCAGAGCCACGCAACAACCAGAG ACAATCTCCAAGTCCCAAGCCTATGAGGAGAGCATCCTCCAGATCTGTTTCCCCTCAACCTGTAGCTCAGAAACGTCCAGTCCCTGCATCTGCCTCCCCCTCGCCGTCTCGCTCAGCCAGTGGGTCTCTGCCACCAGCAAAAAAAGCCAGCAGTGGTTCTGGCAGTCAGTCCCCAAGCAAG AATTCCGATGTTGAGGGCAgtgggaagaaaaagaaaaagaagaaggaaaagaaacacaagaaagagaagaagcacAAGAAGCACAAGAAACATAAGAAGGCGAAGAGTGGCGGCACTGTGACTGGAGATGGACAAGAAAACCAGTGtgtggaggaggatggagagtcTAGAAAG GAATCAGACAGTGAAGTAGAGGACAGCTTGGATGACCTGGAGAAGCACCTAAGAGAAAAGGCCCTGCGCTCCATGAGGAAGGCCCAGTTGTCTCCATCACAGATGTCCTGA
- the srrm1 gene encoding serine/arginine repetitive matrix protein 1 isoform X2 codes for MDAGFFRGTSAEQDNRFSNKQKKLLKQLKFAECLDKKVDMTKVNLEVIKPWITQRVTEILGFEDDVVIEFIFNQLEEKHPDSKMMQINLTGFLNGKNAREFMRDLWPLLLSAQENIAGIPSAFLEQKKEEIKQRQIEQEKLASLKKVDDDKKEKDIRERAQSKSPRRRKTRSPSPRRRSPVKRERKRSASRSPRRKPSPVESSSPPPPLMQLPTKPLEQLVEPDTLEGVLPEPVIQETPSICDTIVEVVKPDSVTEVKESSPEKTNKKEERPRSREREKDSRRERPHHRSRSHSRTRRRRSRSRSYSPRRRPSPRRRMSPRRRSPPRRGPTSSRQRHRRSPVRRRRSRSASSSGSSSSNSRSPKKAMKRISNTPPRKPVHHPDNPISPAGKDRRSPSPRARRGRGSASPPRSFGLKRKPGGRGDSPSDNAKPRPSEGSESDEDKNEKEATADSVQQRRQYRRQNRQSSSDTGSSSSEDEGHKRPATGPGARNGEVRRRRSRTPSPRRRHRDTSPRKRRSPSPGRRRHTPSPPRRRRSPSPPRRRSPSPPPRRRSPSPRRYSPPIQRRYSPSPLPPQKRKISSSPTKRSSPGAKRRPSRSPKRRSSPALRRRTPPSSSPPRHRRSPMLPSVRPGRDTRSPVAAASRLSPSPANRSRAVRGSASPQGRFETSNTSPSNQRRQQSPSHSGKPIRRVSRTPEPRNNQRQSPSPKPMRRASSRSVSPQPVAQKRPVPASASPSPSRSASGSLPPAKKASSGSGSQSPSKNSDVEGSGKKKKKKKEKKHKKEKKHKKHKKHKKAKSGGTVTGDGQENQCVEEDGESRKTVK; via the exons ATGGACGCGGGATTCTTCCGC GGCACAAGTGCGGAGCAAGACAACCGTTTCAGCAACAAGCAGAAGAAACTGCTGAAGCAGCTGAAGTTTGCAGAATGTCTGGACAAGAAG GTGGACATGACCAAAGTGAACCTGGAAGTCATCAAACCTTGGATTACTCAGCGAGTGACAGAGATTCTGGGGTTCGAGGATGATGTCGTCATAGAGTTCATATTTAACCAGCTCGAGGAGAAG caccCAGATAGCAAGATGATGCAGATCAACCTGACGGGCTTCTTGAATGGGAAGAATGCCCGGGAGTTCATGAGGGACTTGTGGCCCCTGCTGCTGAGTGCCCAGGAGAACATTGCTGGCATCCCCTCTGCTTTTCTTGAACAGAAGAAAGAGGAAATTAAACAGAGACAG ATTGAACAGGAGAAGCTAGCTTCCCTGAAGAAGGTCGATGATGATAAGAAGGAAAAGGACATCAGAGAGAGGGCTCAGTCAAAAAGCCCAAGGAG ACGGAAGACACGGTCACCATCACCACGGCGAAGGTCGCCAGTGAAGAGGGAACGGAAACGTAGTGCCTCGCGCTCCCCAAGGCGCAAACCCAGTCCAGTTGAGAGCAGTTCACCCCCTCCACCCCTGATGCAGCTGCCCACGAAACCTTTGGAGCAGCTTGTGGAGCCAGATACATTGGAAGGAGTTCTGCCAGAACCAGTCATCCAAGAAACTCCATCCATCTG TGACACAATTGTGGAGGTGGTGAAACCAGACTCTGTGACTGAAGTCAAAGAATCTTCGCCAGAGAAGACTAATAAGAAAGAGGAAAGGCCCAGGTCCCGGGAAAGGGAGAAGGACAGCAGGAGGGAAAGACCTCACCATCGTTCTCGTTCTCATTCCCGCACTCGCAGGCGACGCTCCCGTTCTAG ATCTTACTCCCCTCGTAGAAGACCGAGTCCCAGGAGGAGGATGTCTCCTCGTCGAAGGAGCCCCCCCAGACGTGGTCCTACCAGCtccagacagagacacagacgctCCCCCGTCCGCAG GAGGCGCTCTCGCTCCGCTTCGTCCTCTGGCAGCAGCTCTTCCAACTCTCGCTCACCTAAAAAAGCAATGAAAAGAATATCTAACACACCGCCCCGGAAACCGGTCCATCATCCTGACAACCCCATTAGCCCTGCAGGGAAGGACAGACGATCACCATCTCCACGGGCCAGAAGGGGCAGAGGCTCTGCATCGCCACCCAGATCATTTG GTTTGAAGCGAAAACCAGGAGGAAGGGGTGATTCTCCATCTGATAATGCCAAGCCCAGACCTTCTGAAGGGTCTGAGTCAG ACGAGGATAAAAATGAGAAAGAGGCAACAGCAGATTCGGTGCAGCAGCGACGTCAGTATCGCAGGCAGAATCGACAGTCGTCTTCAG ATACAGGGTCTTCCTCCTCCGAAGACGAGGGGCACAAGAGGCCAGCTACAGGGCCAGGTGCCAGAAATGGGGAAGTCAGGAGGAGGCGCAGCCGCACACCCTCCCCTCGGAGGCGACACAGGGATACCTCTCCAAG GAAAAGACGTTCTCCTTCTCCTGGACGCAGACGTCACACCCCGTCTCCCCCACGACGTCGCagatctccctctcctcctcgaCGAAG GTCTCCTTCCCCACCTCCCCGTCGTCGTTCTCCATCCCCAAGACGATATTCACCCCCTATCCAACGACGCTACAGCCCCTCACCTTTGCCTCCACAGAAGAGGAAGATATCTAGCTCTCCCACAAAACGCTCTTCTCCAGGGGCCAAGCGACGCCCGTCCAGGTCCCCCAAGCGCAGAAGTTCTCCTGCTCTAAGGAGACGCACTCCTCCATCCTCATCTCCACCCAGACACAGGAGGAGCCCCATGTTGCCTTCTGTCAGGCCAGGCAGGGATACGCGATCCCCTGTTGCAGCAGCCAGCCGCCTCTCCCCGTCCCCTGCAAACCGCAGTCGCGCTGTAAGGGGTTCTGCCAGTCCTCAGGGACGCTTTGAAACCTCCAATACATCTCCATCTAACCAGAGGAGACAGCAGTCCCCTTCACACAGTGGCAAACCCATCCGCAGAGTGTCCCGCACCCCAGAGCCACGCAACAACCAGAG ACAATCTCCAAGTCCCAAGCCTATGAGGAGAGCATCCTCCAGATCTGTTTCCCCTCAACCTGTAGCTCAGAAACGTCCAGTCCCTGCATCTGCCTCCCCCTCGCCGTCTCGCTCAGCCAGTGGGTCTCTGCCACCAGCAAAAAAAGCCAGCAGTGGTTCTGGCAGTCAGTCCCCAAGCAAG AATTCCGATGTTGAGGGCAgtgggaagaaaaagaaaaagaagaaggaaaagaaacacaagaaagagaagaagcacAAGAAGCACAAGAAACATAAGAAGGCGAAGAGTGGCGGCACTGTGACTGGAGATGGACAAGAAAACCAGTGtgtggaggaggatggagagtcTAGAAAG ACAGTGAAGTAG
- the clic4 gene encoding chloride intracellular channel protein 4, translating to MSLSVPQNGVKADNEPVIELFVKAGSDGESIGNCPFSQRLFMILWLKGVVFNVTTVDLKRKPADLQNLAPGTHPPFITFNGEVKTDVNKIEEFLEDVLSPPKYIKLGARHPESNTAGMDIFAKFSAFIKNSKPDANEALERGLLKTLQKLDEYLHSPLPDEIDHNSIEDVKVSNRKFLDGDEMTLADCNLLPKLHIVKVVAKKYRGFDIPKEMTAIWKYLNMAYTREEFTNTCPSDKEIEIAYGDVAKRLVK from the exons ATGTCGCTGTCGGTACCGCAGAACGGAGTAAAGGCGGATAACGAACCCGTTATCGAGCTGTTTGTGAAG gCGGGAAGTGATGGGGAGAGCATCGGGAACTGCCCTTTCTCCCAGAGGCTCTTCATGATCCTGTGGCTTAAAGGAGTCGTCTTCAACGTCACCACAGTGGACCTGAAGAG GAAGCCTGCAGACCTCCAGAACCTGGCCCCCGGCACACACCCACCCTTTATCACCTTCAACGGCGAGGTCAAAACTGACGTCAACAAGATCGAGGAGTTCCTTGAGGATGTCCTCTCCCCACCCAA gTACATCAAGCTTGGTGCAAGACACCCCGAGTCAAACACAGCTGGAATGGACATCTTTGCCAAGTTTTCAGCATTCATTAAGAACTCAAAACCAGATGCAAATGAGG CTCTGGAGCGCGGCCTCCTGAAGACACTGCAGAAGCTGGACGAGTATCTTCACTCACCACTGCCTGACGAGATAGACCACAACAGCATCGAAGACGTCAAAGTGTCCAACCGCAAATTCTTGGACGGTGATGAAATGACCCTGGCTGACTGTAACCTGCTGCCCAAGCTGCATATAGTCAAA GTGGTGGCCAAGAAGTACAGAGGCTTTGACATCCCCAAAGAGATGACCGCCATCTGGAAGTACCTGAACATGGCCTACACGCGCGAAGAGTTCACCAACACCTGCCCCAGTGACAAAGAGATTGAAATAGCCTACGGAGACGTAGCCAAGAGGCTGGTCAAATAA